The genomic segment CTGCTCACCATCCTCTTTGGTGCTTTCTGCACTCGTGTTGTTGCCCTCGGCGCCGTGACCCGCCTTCAGCCCCTGATCCTGAGTGTTGACTGGACAGTAACCGTCAGCCTGAGGAACCACTTCACCGTCCAGCTGTGGCTGAGGGGAGGGGCACAGTTAATGATAGGATATAAATGCAGTTATAAAACAGCTAAGAGAAACACTCACTGTGGAGACGCAGTCAGAGACATCAGGCACCGCGGCTTCACTCAGCGACGCACTGACCGGACGCTTCAACATCACTGCTACGGTTCTCCCTGCTCGCTGCTGAGCCTggaacacatgacacaaacagtCATGAGACACAGACGCTTCTGTTTCTTTACACCTGCAGCTCCCTGCTCGCCGCTGAGCCTggaacacatgacacaaacagtCATGAGACACAGAGGCTTCTGTTTCTTTACACCTGCAGCTCCCTGCTCGCCGCTGAGCCTggaacacatgacacaaacagtCATGAGACACAGACGCTTCTGTTTCTTTACACCTGCAGCTCCCTGTGAGCTCACACTCATCACATCTGTGTTTGGACTTTGAGACAAACATGAAGGAATGTAAATACAGATGCTGCAGTGATGAGAGGATTCAACCGAtgacactgccacctgctggccacAGACAagcactttcatttcattcattgattcacttccactcctgaatcctgaatCCTCTCTGGAATCCTATCCCTACCTTGCGTGTGACTTTTTTCCAGTTGAGTTTGAAGATGAGAAGGAGGTAGAATCCCGTCTGAAGGCAAACAGAGATGAGTAGGCCGAGCCAAATACctaacacaggaacacacacacacgtcattcaGTCATAATTCATTCATAATTCACCTCGTCCTGTCAGCTGAGAGAGCTGTGTCGCAGCACCACTGAGATTCTGTTTTAGTTGAACAGTTGCTTTTCAGTATTTGAAACGTTCAAACGACAAGCGTCAGTTTTGTGACGATGAAAAactgtgtatgtatacacatatatgtgtatatatagacatatatgtatacatacacatacatatatacacatatatgtgtatatatgtatataatagtGGTTCATTAGTGAAGTGACTTGTGTCTCACGTGCGTGAGAAGACAGATGCGATGTTACCTAAGATTCTGAGCTGAGCAGCAAACATCAGAGCGATTCCCGCTGGCAGAGCAACGAAGTAATAAGACACCAGGTTGGACAGAGCAGCAAATTTCTGCATCCCAGATCCGATGAGAATCCCTGTGCAGACAcactaacaacacacacacacacatgttcatttacaaaaaacacacatcagatCATCTGTCGTGCTCATGAATCACTGACCAGCATGCCATCAAAGAACTGAACAAAGATGTAGACTGTGAGGTTGGTTGAGACGAGCGCCACGATGCTTCtaacaaacagaagaagaaacacacttatctcaggatcagtgacaggatcagtgacaggatcagataagtcaaacatggacttatctcaggatcagtgacaggatcagataagtcaaacatggacttatcCCAGGATCAGTGACAGGATCAGATAGATCAAACATGGATTTATCTCAGGATCAGATAAatcaaacatggacttatctcaggatcagataaatcaaacatggacttatctcaggatcagataagtcaaacatggacttatctcaggattagtgacaggatcagataaatcaaacatggacttatctcaggatcagtgacaggatcagataagtcaaacatggacttatctcaggatcagtgacaggatcagataagtcaaacatggacttatctcaggatcagtgacaggatcagatagatcaaacatggacttatctcaggatcagataaatcaaacatggacttatctcaggatcagataaatcaaacatggacttatctcaggatcagataagtcaaacatggacttatctcaggatcagtgacaggatcagataagtcaaacatggacttatctcaggatcagtgacaggatcagataagtcaaacatggacttatctcaggatcagtgacaggatcagataagtcaaacatggacttatcCCAGGATCAGTGACAGGATCAGATAGATCAAACATGGATTTATCTCAGGATCAGATAAatcaaacatggacttatctcaggatcagataaatcaaacatggacttatctcaggatcagataagtcaaacatggacttatctcaggattagtgacaggatcagataaatcaaacatggacttatctcaggatcagtgacaggatcagataagtcaaacatggacttatctcaggatcagtgacaggatcagataagtcaaacatggacttatctcaggatcagtgacaggatcagataaatcaaacatggacttatctcaggatcagataaatcaaacatggacttatctcaggatcagtgacaggatcagataagtcaaacatggacttatctcaggattagtgacaggatcagataaatcaaacatggacttatctcaggatcagataaatcaaacatggacttatctcaggatcagataagtcaaacatggacttatctcaggatcagtgacaggatcagataagtcaaacatggacttatctcaggatcagtgacaggatcagataagtcaaacatggacttatctcaggatcagtgacaggatcagataagtcaaacatggacttatcCCAGGATCAGTGACAGGATCAGATAGATCAAACATGGATTTATCTCAGGATCAGATAAatcaaacatggacttatctcaggatcagataaatcaaacatggacttatctcaggatcagataagtcaaacatggacttatctcaggattagtgacaggatcagataaatcaaacatggacttatctcaggatcagtgacaggatcagataagtcaaacatggacttatctcaggatcagtgacaggatcagataagtcaaacatggacttatctcaggatcagtgacaggatcagatagatcaaacatggacttatctcaggatcagataaatcaaacatggacttatctcaggatcagataaatcaaacatggacttatctcaggatcagataagtcaaacatggacttatctcaggatcagtgacaggatcagataagtcaaacatggacttatctcaggatcagtgacaggatcagataaatcaaacatggacttatctcaggatcagataaatcaaacatggacttatctcaggatcagtgacaggatcagataagtcaaacatggacttatctcAGGATCAGTGACACACACGTGAGTGAATGATGTGAAACTCACTCGTCAGAAGTAAAAATGCCACCAAGGAAAGACTTAGACGCAGCGAGGATGACGCCCTGGATCACAGAGAGCAGCGCTGCAGTAAACACACAGTCCACAGTTTAACACAAAGACACCTCATGAGTGCTTATTCTGGGATGTATGATCATACCTGTTAGAACCAGAGCCACCCTGCAGGTCACTAAGGCTCGGGCAGTGTTTCCGGCCCCCAGAGCGTtacccacacgcacacaggtgGCTGCGTGGATACCGAGAGGAAACTGCAAAGACTCTGCGTTAGTGATTGACATTAACATTCTGAGAAGTTTAAGTGTTTGAGGCGGTAAACTGTGAGCGTGAAGCAGTCTTAAAACGTCAGAAATAAACTCTCACacgttgttttatttgttaaagctgtagtttgtaaGCCATCAAATGAATTTACACAGAAGTTGCCCACGGTCGTTTTAAACCTCTACAGAAACAGATAATCTTTATCTTTACATGATCATGATCAGGTGAACAAACACATACCATGTATGTTATGGCTCCTATTTCCAGCAGAATGTGCTGAGCAGCCAGATCCACCTCTCCAAGAACCCCTGATGTGATAAAGATGTTGATCAGCTCAGCATGCCTTCAAATCTCATCTGCTTATACCAgtttatttcaatttcaattctgCCCCCACATTAATCacttaaatatgtttgtataatactaataataatagtttttgtgatgggattattattattagtattattttgatatattcatttcagctgcttttctctgaactcaaaatgtttaaaatcggattgaatttgtgaaatttgtaaaatcttcacagttcaaagttcactgcctcgtttttatgaataaagagaaaagaaaaacgctcgGTTTCGTCTGCACAATtactgctactttatatcaccagtaaaaatttgacataaaaggaatcataactttgactcaacaacacagaagaagacggaaaatagaccatttttacttttactaacagaaaacaaacacatgagttCTGACCAGCGAGGAAACCGCCGATCTCCCAAATCCAACACTCAAAGTAGACCATTAAAGCACTGGGAACAGCCAGCTTCATGTAGGAACCCCACTCCTGCAGACAGTCAGTGTTccagcctgcacacacacacacacacacacacacacacacactgagtgtctCTGGTCTGTGGCATGAATGATGACATATGTGAAGACGTCTGATTCACCTCCCCACGTCTGCAGGTGCAGCTTCTTCCATCTGATGTAACCAAACAGCAGCAGGCAGATGAAGATTTGAGTCAGGCTGTTAGCGATCGCTGATCCACTgcaaacacacgcacaacaTGGTGGACGGTGAGGAGACAGAGCTGTGAGTGAGGCCTGTGTGGATGAACTCTGCCGTACAGACGAGCTCTCTCTTCTTCCCAAACAGTCATGAAGTTATCAGAGGAGACAAACATGAGAAATGAAGAGTGAGACACTTACACCACTCCCAACTTGAGGCTGATGATCAAGAAGTAGTTGGTCCCTGCGTTGAGGACGTTggcggctgctgctgtgtaCATCTGAGGAAGAATAATCCCctgacaaacaagaaaaaaacactcactgtcaGTCTGTGTCCTTCATGCTCACACTGCACTTCATATGACTCTTATTAAAACTAAGTTAATGTGGTTAACATCGCGCTCAGCAAGTCCAGCCAGCACCGATCACACTGTCTTTAATCAGCAAGTAATTGGATTCAAATGATGTTGTAATAAATGTTGGCTGGAACAGTGACCACGCAGTCGGATCGTCCGCCTTCGTCTTgtcctgtcctctgtgtcctcttcttTAACATCACCTGTCCTCACGTCCTCCGTCACGACATCCATGAACCGTCTCTGTGCTCGTCCTCTCAGCTCATCACTGTTCCACTGCGGCCTGAACAAACTCTGATGCATCATCATCGTACAAAGATCCTCCAGATGTCGACTTCTCTGGACTTACTTGGTTTTGTAGATATGAGACCTGCAGGTGGTGCAGGAACAtggcctgacacacacacacacacacacacacacacacacagaaaactttACACAACAGATTTCATGTTATTCTGTCAGTGCTCATGTATACGTTGACTGTGGGATTTCAGTTTGTTTAAATTTAACAACTTCTTATAATgctattattaattattaattaatacatattattattattattattattattattattaataatgtattattattatcattattcttattattattatcattaatgcgattaattaataaaaaggTATTCTAATGACAGCAAAACTAGATAAACTAGATCATCTCAGTCCTGAAATGATGAGCAGAGATAAAGTGAAACAGATCCAGAAACAACACTTTTAACCTTTTATTGCAAATAAGCTGCAGCTTATATTTGCTTTGACCGGTGACGTCAGTGATAAAATATTGATATGAAGACTGTGACAGCGTGCATGGTTTTTCCagaggcacacacacgcactgataTCAGGATTAATCAGAGATTATTCATAAATGACCACAAATGTGTTTGCTCATTAAACCTCTGCGCGTGCAGTTTAGTGTAACACGGCGACACTAAAGGTTAAGTAACTGCAGAATATTGCGTATTTTGCAGTGAGCGTTAA from the Solea solea chromosome 4, fSolSol10.1, whole genome shotgun sequence genome contains:
- the LOC131458701 gene encoding multidrug and toxin extrusion protein 1-like, encoding MEKLGSSDPAQSPGANMAEREGDEAAAAPSQLCRCAFVTRWLPAAYREELYHVLKLTGPLVLSRVLNFLLPFVITIFCGHIGNAELAGYALASAIINVTTTSTGVGLSVACDTLISQTFGGKNMKRVGVILQRSSLILLLFCLPCWAVLINADSLLLLMHQEDEVVRIAQIYVTAFLPAVPAMFLHHLQVSYLQNQGIILPQMYTAAAANVLNAGTNYFLIISLKLGVVGSAIANSLTQIFICLLLFGYIRWKKLHLQTWGGWNTDCLQEWGSYMKLAVPSALMVYFECWIWEIGGFLAGVLGEVDLAAQHILLEIGAITYMFPLGIHAATCVRVGNALGAGNTARALVTCRVALVLTALLSVIQGVILAASKSFLGGIFTSDESIVALVSTNLTVYIFVQFFDGMLCVCTGILIGSGMQKFAALSNLVSYYFVALPAGIALMFAAQLRILGIWLGLLISVCLQTGFYLLLIFKLNWKKVTRKAQQRAGRTVAVMLKRPVSASLSEAAVPDVSDCVSTPQLDGEVVPQADGYCPVNTQDQGLKAGHGAEGNNTSAESTKEDGEQSKPEALLSVTQLILRRGLTLLALILALLVGVAFHVAFPAPELSAHSRANFTLTWANVSNPTQSAYLDLTPDP